One window of the Shewanella cyperi genome contains the following:
- a CDS encoding LysR family transcriptional regulator: protein MQVHDVDLRLLRIFVAIVECGGLSAAESRLNIGRSTISSHLSDLEVRLGLKLCKRGRSGFELTESGRVTYQASLELLQQCEAFASTVASSKQQLSGRVTIAIIDTLVSDPRCGVARAIASLKARSNNIQFDINVCEAREVETSVVNGRSLAGIGVSRHHLRGLDYEPLHNETNYLYCGIGHPLFDCDPGASQKLLQNAEVITSNYTRDKESRNDDLNYQNSATAYHDEGIAHLILSGKFIGYLPEHYASYWVDKGLFRAILPEKYSYQIPVVLITSKNNSATPLAKALIKEIKRCHGVE from the coding sequence GTGCAGGTACATGATGTAGATCTGAGGCTGCTGCGGATTTTCGTGGCCATAGTGGAATGTGGCGGCCTGTCGGCGGCGGAATCCCGGCTCAATATTGGTCGCTCCACCATCAGCTCCCACCTGTCGGATCTGGAGGTGCGCCTGGGGCTGAAACTGTGTAAACGCGGTCGCAGCGGCTTTGAACTGACCGAATCCGGACGCGTGACCTATCAGGCGTCGCTGGAGCTCTTGCAGCAATGTGAGGCCTTTGCCAGCACGGTCGCCAGCTCCAAGCAGCAGCTGTCGGGCCGGGTAACCATAGCCATCATCGATACCCTGGTAAGCGATCCCCGCTGCGGTGTGGCCCGGGCCATAGCCTCGCTCAAGGCCAGGAGCAACAACATCCAGTTCGATATCAACGTCTGTGAGGCCCGCGAAGTGGAAACTTCTGTGGTGAACGGCCGCTCCCTTGCGGGTATAGGCGTCAGTCGCCATCATTTGCGCGGCCTCGATTACGAGCCGCTGCACAACGAAACCAACTATTTATATTGCGGCATCGGGCACCCGCTGTTCGACTGCGACCCCGGGGCAAGCCAGAAGCTGCTGCAAAATGCCGAAGTCATCACCAGTAACTACACCCGCGATAAGGAAAGTCGCAACGACGACTTGAATTACCAAAACAGCGCCACCGCCTACCATGACGAAGGCATAGCCCATTTAATCCTGTCGGGGAAGTTCATCGGTTACCTGCCGGAGCACTACGCCAGCTACTGGGTCGACAAGGGCCTGTTCAGGGCAATATTGCCGGAGAAATACTCCTACCAAATCCCCGTGGTATTGATCACCTCGAAAAACAATTCCGCCACGCCCTTGGCCAAGGCGCTTATCAAGGAAATCAAACGCTGCCACGGGGTGGAGTGA
- a CDS encoding Lrp/AsnC family transcriptional regulator, translating into MISKEDERLLALLKNNARTSVSDLARALNLSRSTVQTRIARLEETGIIKGYGVEYGEAYISNLVSAHVSIKVKQKFTTKTNIELKKMHMISELYAISGEYDLIAVVQAQTTEQLSHLLDDIGNLDGVERTTSSVILETKFKR; encoded by the coding sequence TTGATAAGCAAAGAAGACGAACGCCTGCTGGCGCTGCTGAAAAATAACGCCCGCACCAGCGTCTCGGATCTGGCCCGGGCGCTCAATCTGTCGCGCTCGACTGTGCAGACCCGCATCGCCAGGCTGGAAGAAACCGGCATCATCAAGGGTTACGGGGTGGAGTACGGCGAGGCCTATATCAGCAACCTGGTGTCGGCCCACGTGTCCATCAAGGTGAAGCAGAAATTCACCACCAAGACCAATATCGAGCTGAAAAAGATGCACATGATAAGCGAGCTCTACGCCATCAGCGGTGAATACGATCTGATAGCCGTGGTGCAGGCTCAGACCACAGAGCAGCTGAGCCACCTTCTGGATGACATTGGCAATTTGGACGGGGTGGAGCGCACCACCTCGTCGGTTATTCTGGAAACCAAATTCAAGCGGTAA
- a CDS encoding DUF1338 domain-containing protein, with protein MHTQINELFSKLWQDYVAVTPSAQKIHALLGSSQQDDVQNDHIALRTFNIEKINLEKLAAHFLALGYVECGEYHFEAKKLYAKHFEHPDATQPKVFISELLLEKCSPELQAIVHKLVDQVEESAVTADNFLYSGRHWAIDQATYEALLVESEYAAWVSVWGFRANHFTVSVNALKNFDTLASVNDALKAAGFVLNTSGGEIKGSEEVKLKQSSTLADEAMVEFTDGSKMIPSCFYEFARRFPLEDGKLYPGFVAASADKIFESTNAR; from the coding sequence ATGCACACCCAGATTAACGAACTCTTCTCAAAACTTTGGCAAGACTATGTGGCGGTAACGCCCTCGGCCCAGAAAATCCACGCCCTGCTGGGTTCTTCCCAGCAGGACGACGTGCAAAACGATCACATTGCACTGCGTACCTTCAACATAGAGAAGATTAACCTGGAAAAACTGGCCGCCCACTTCCTGGCCCTGGGTTATGTGGAGTGTGGCGAGTACCACTTCGAAGCCAAGAAACTCTATGCCAAGCATTTCGAGCATCCGGATGCCACCCAGCCCAAGGTGTTCATCTCCGAGCTGCTGCTGGAAAAATGCTCCCCCGAGCTGCAGGCCATAGTGCACAAGCTGGTAGACCAGGTAGAAGAGTCCGCCGTGACCGCGGATAACTTCCTCTACTCCGGCCGTCACTGGGCTATCGATCAAGCCACCTACGAAGCCCTGTTGGTGGAAAGCGAATACGCCGCCTGGGTATCTGTCTGGGGTTTCCGCGCCAACCACTTCACAGTGTCTGTCAACGCCCTGAAAAACTTCGATACCCTGGCTTCGGTTAACGATGCCCTCAAGGCTGCGGGCTTCGTGCTCAACACCTCGGGCGGCGAAATCAAGGGCAGCGAAGAGGTTAAGCTGAAGCAGTCCTCAACCCTCGCCGACGAAGCCATGGTGGAATTCACCGACGGCAGCAAGATGATCCCCAGCTGCTTCTACGAATTCGCCCGCCGCTTCCCGCTGGAAGACGGCAAGCTCTACCCGGGATTCGTGGCGGCCTCGGCCGACAAGATTTTCGAGAGCACCAACGCCAGGTAA
- the astA gene encoding arginine N-succinyltransferase has product MLLIRPISGTDFPALMTMARESGAGFTSLPLDEQKLAHKIVHSEQSFAADIQKPGNQGYLFVLEDTDTGEILGASGIEAAVGLSNPLYHFHKSTVVHQCKELDIFNPVEVLTVGNDYTGATEICTLFLREPFRVGLNGRFLSKVRFMFMAEQPQRFSKLVIAEMRGAADEQGQPPFWNWLRNSFFNMEFSKADYLIGVGNKGFIADLMPRYPIYVDLLPEAARKVIGQVHENTVPALKLLENEGFMHRGYVDLFDAGPTVEAQLKQIKSVRQSHRAKVVITSDEALRKGQFQLAVCNSESREFRATVTDDCRFDPDTHSLYMSPAMADLLKVNEDELVRYLNLDKGAK; this is encoded by the coding sequence ATGTTATTGATCCGTCCAATTTCGGGCACGGACTTTCCTGCGCTGATGACTATGGCACGGGAATCCGGTGCTGGCTTTACCTCTCTGCCACTTGATGAGCAGAAGTTGGCCCACAAGATTGTGCATTCGGAGCAAAGCTTCGCCGCCGACATTCAAAAGCCGGGCAATCAGGGTTACCTGTTTGTACTGGAAGACACGGACACGGGCGAAATCCTCGGTGCCTCAGGCATCGAAGCCGCCGTGGGTCTGTCCAATCCCCTGTATCATTTCCACAAGAGCACGGTCGTGCATCAGTGCAAGGAACTGGATATCTTCAATCCTGTGGAAGTACTGACAGTCGGTAACGACTACACAGGCGCCACCGAGATCTGCACCCTGTTCCTGCGGGAACCCTTCCGGGTCGGCCTCAATGGCCGCTTCCTGTCCAAGGTGCGTTTCATGTTCATGGCCGAGCAGCCACAACGCTTCTCCAAGCTGGTGATCGCCGAGATGCGCGGTGCCGCCGATGAGCAGGGTCAGCCACCCTTCTGGAACTGGCTGCGTAACAGCTTCTTCAACATGGAATTTTCCAAGGCTGACTATCTGATAGGTGTCGGTAACAAGGGCTTTATCGCCGACTTGATGCCGCGTTACCCCATCTATGTGGATCTGTTGCCGGAAGCCGCCCGCAAGGTCATAGGTCAGGTCCATGAAAACACGGTTCCTGCACTCAAGCTTTTGGAGAACGAAGGCTTTATGCACCGCGGCTATGTGGACTTGTTCGATGCCGGTCCGACGGTGGAAGCCCAGCTCAAGCAGATTAAATCCGTGCGCCAGAGCCACAGGGCCAAGGTGGTCATCACCAGCGATGAAGCGCTGCGTAAAGGTCAGTTCCAACTGGCAGTGTGTAACAGTGAGAGCCGCGAATTCCGTGCCACGGTCACAGACGATTGCCGCTTCGACCCCGACACCCACAGCCTGTACATGAGCCCGGCCATGGCCGATCTGCTCAAGGTTAACGAGGACGAGCTGGTCCGTTACTTAAATCTCGACAAGGGGGCCAAATGA
- the astD gene encoding succinylglutamate-semialdehyde dehydrogenase, with product MSSVIDNTHACQFIQGEWQAGKGTAFESVNPANGEVIWRGQGADAAQVDGAVKAARIAFYLWSAKPLEERLQVVEAFAAQLTANSETMARLIAEETGKALWESRTEVAAMTGKIAISIRAHNERTGTVENPMPGARAFIRHKPHGVVAVFGPYNFPGHLPNGHIVPALIAGNVVLFKPSELTPKVAEYTVQLWQQAGLPAGVISLLQGEIATGKALAGHPGIDGLFFTGSSNTGHLLHQQYAGQPGKILALEMGGNNPLLVKDVENIDAAVHDIIQSAFISSGQRCTCARRLFLQQGAKGDAILAKLVEATSKIKVGQPFAEEQPFYGAMISAKAAAAMVKAQADIQAAGGVSLLELTQVDPALGFVTPGIIDVTNAAPLADEEHFGPLLKVYRYEDFDAAIDEANNTAFGLSAGLLGDNEADYQHFFGRIRAGIVNWNKPITGASSAAPFGGIGASGNHRASAYYAADYCAYPVSSVEASSVSLPATLSPGLSI from the coding sequence ATGAGCTCAGTGATTGACAATACCCATGCCTGCCAGTTTATCCAGGGCGAGTGGCAGGCCGGCAAGGGCACCGCCTTTGAATCCGTTAACCCCGCCAATGGCGAGGTCATCTGGCGCGGCCAGGGCGCCGACGCCGCCCAGGTGGACGGCGCAGTCAAAGCCGCGAGAATCGCCTTTTATCTCTGGTCGGCCAAGCCCCTTGAAGAACGTCTGCAGGTGGTGGAGGCCTTTGCCGCCCAGTTGACTGCCAACAGCGAGACCATGGCGCGCCTGATTGCCGAGGAAACCGGCAAGGCCCTGTGGGAGAGCCGAACCGAAGTGGCTGCCATGACAGGCAAGATTGCCATTTCCATCCGCGCCCACAATGAGCGTACCGGCACTGTGGAAAACCCCATGCCGGGCGCCCGGGCCTTTATCCGTCACAAGCCACACGGCGTGGTGGCGGTATTCGGTCCCTATAACTTCCCCGGCCACCTGCCCAACGGTCACATAGTGCCGGCGCTGATCGCCGGTAACGTGGTGCTGTTCAAGCCATCTGAGCTGACCCCCAAGGTCGCCGAATACACGGTGCAGCTGTGGCAACAGGCGGGCCTGCCCGCTGGCGTTATCAGTCTGCTGCAGGGCGAAATCGCCACCGGCAAGGCATTGGCGGGCCACCCCGGCATCGACGGTCTGTTCTTTACCGGCAGCTCCAACACGGGCCATCTGCTGCACCAGCAGTATGCCGGTCAACCGGGCAAGATCCTGGCGCTGGAAATGGGCGGCAACAACCCCCTGCTGGTTAAGGATGTGGAAAACATCGACGCCGCCGTGCACGACATCATTCAGTCGGCCTTTATCAGCAGCGGTCAACGTTGTACCTGCGCCCGTCGCCTGTTCCTGCAACAGGGCGCCAAGGGTGATGCCATCCTGGCCAAACTTGTCGAAGCGACGAGCAAGATCAAGGTGGGTCAACCCTTTGCCGAAGAGCAACCCTTTTACGGCGCCATGATAAGCGCCAAGGCCGCCGCGGCCATGGTCAAGGCCCAGGCCGACATACAGGCCGCCGGTGGCGTGTCCCTGCTGGAACTGACCCAGGTGGATCCTGCCTTGGGCTTTGTCACCCCCGGGATCATCGATGTCACCAATGCCGCGCCTTTGGCGGACGAGGAACACTTCGGCCCGCTGCTGAAGGTCTATCGCTATGAAGACTTCGATGCCGCCATCGACGAAGCCAACAACACAGCCTTTGGTCTGTCTGCGGGTCTGCTCGGTGATAACGAAGCGGATTACCAGCACTTCTTCGGCCGGATCCGCGCCGGGATAGTCAACTGGAACAAGCCCATCACGGGTGCTTCCAGTGCCGCCCCCTTCGGTGGCATTGGCGCCAGCGGTAACCACAGGGCCAGCGCCTACTATGCGGCGGATTACTGTGCTTACCCGGTATCCTCGGTGGAAGCCAGCAGCGTCAGCCTGCCGGCGACCCTGAGCCCAGGCCTGAGCATCTGA
- a CDS encoding aspartate aminotransferase family protein — protein MQVNRSLFDEVMVPNYAPSPIIPVKGEGSRIWDQEGREFIDFAGGIAVNCLGHCHPALVNALTEQAHKLWHLSNTMTNEPALMLAKQLVDNTFAEKVYFANSGAEANEAALKLVRRVALNNHGADKSQIIAFKQGFHGRTLFTVSVGGQPAYSDGFGPKPADIVHAEYNNLDSLKALISDRTCAVVLEPLQGEGGIINPTPEFIKGVRELCDKHQALLVFDEVQTGVGRTGDLYAYMGLGVTPDVLTTAKALGGGFPIGAMLTTTELAKHLVVGTHGSTYGGNPLACAVGLAAFNTVNTPEVLNGVKAREQLFRDGLMAINAKYQVFTEVRGKGLLLGAALNADYAGKARDFMLAAAEQGLLVLMAGQNVVRFAPSLIIPEQDIQEGLVRFEAAIAKLVAAAKAA, from the coding sequence ATGCAAGTCAACAGAAGCTTATTCGATGAAGTGATGGTACCCAACTACGCCCCGTCTCCAATCATTCCGGTCAAGGGCGAAGGCTCGCGCATCTGGGATCAGGAAGGCCGTGAGTTTATCGATTTCGCCGGCGGTATCGCAGTAAACTGCCTGGGTCACTGTCACCCTGCCCTGGTCAATGCCCTGACCGAACAGGCCCACAAGCTGTGGCACCTGTCCAACACCATGACCAACGAGCCGGCACTGATGCTGGCCAAGCAACTGGTTGACAACACCTTTGCCGAGAAAGTGTATTTCGCCAACTCCGGCGCCGAAGCCAACGAAGCTGCACTGAAGCTGGTGCGTCGTGTGGCCCTGAATAACCATGGCGCCGACAAGTCACAGATCATCGCCTTTAAACAAGGCTTCCACGGCCGTACCCTGTTTACCGTATCCGTGGGTGGCCAGCCTGCCTACTCCGACGGTTTCGGCCCCAAGCCTGCCGACATAGTGCACGCCGAATACAATAACCTCGACAGCCTCAAGGCGCTGATCTCCGATCGCACCTGCGCCGTGGTACTTGAGCCGCTGCAGGGCGAAGGCGGTATCATCAACCCCACTCCCGAATTCATCAAGGGCGTACGCGAGCTGTGTGACAAGCACCAGGCGCTGCTGGTATTCGACGAAGTGCAAACCGGTGTCGGCCGTACCGGCGATCTCTATGCCTACATGGGTCTGGGTGTCACCCCGGACGTGCTGACCACGGCCAAGGCCCTGGGCGGCGGTTTCCCCATAGGTGCCATGCTGACCACCACCGAGCTGGCCAAGCACCTGGTTGTCGGTACCCATGGCAGCACCTACGGCGGTAACCCTCTGGCCTGTGCCGTGGGTCTGGCGGCCTTCAACACAGTTAACACCCCTGAGGTACTCAACGGCGTCAAGGCCCGTGAACAGCTGTTCCGCGATGGCCTGATGGCTATCAACGCCAAGTATCAGGTGTTCACCGAAGTCCGTGGCAAGGGTCTGCTGCTCGGTGCCGCCTTGAACGCCGATTACGCCGGCAAGGCCCGCGACTTTATGCTCGCCGCCGCCGAACAAGGTCTGTTGGTGCTGATGGCCGGTCAAAACGTGGTGCGTTTTGCCCCCTCTCTTATCATTCCTGAGCAAGATATCCAGGAAGGTCTGGTGCGCTTCGAGGCCGCCATCGCCAAACTGGTTGCCGCCGCCAAGGCAGCTTAA